GGCCTTGATCTGCAGGTACCGGTTGACCGCGTCCACCGTCAGCCGCTCCGGTGTAGTGAGGAGCGCGCCGACGCCGTGGCGCTCCAGCGTCCGTGCGATCTCACGCTTCTCGAGGGCCAGCGACTCGGCGGTCGCCTTGACGTAGACGTCCTCGAGTCGCTCGGCCGTCGACGTGAGGAGGTCGCGGATGCCGGTGTTCTCGAACAGGACCACGACGAGGCGGTGGCTCCGCGCGATCCGCCGGAGATAGGGGAGCTGGCGCTCGAGCCCGGCGACCGTGTCGAAGTTGGTCATCAGCAGGACGAGCGACCGCTGGCGGAGGCGCCCGCGGAGGACGGCGTAGAGGTCCTCGAACGACGGGTCCTGGTAGCCGGGGTCGAGCCGGTAGAGCGCGTCGAGGAGCGCCGCCAGCTGCCCGCGGCGACGGTCGGGCGGGACGACCCCGCGGGCCTCGCGGTCGAACGCCACGAGGCCGGCCCGGTCGCCTGTGAGGAGGGCCGTGTTGAGGAGGACGAGCGCGGCGTTGACGGCGTGGTCGAGCAGCGTCATCCCCTCGAACGGCGACCGCATCGCGCGCCCCATGTCGAGCGCGACGACGACCGGCTGCTCTCGCTCGTCCTGGTAGGTGTTGACCATGAGCCGCGGCTCGTGCGCGCTCCGCCGCGCCGTCGCCTTCCAGTTGACCGAGCGGCGGTCGTCGCCCGGGACGTACGGGCGGACCTGGTCGAACTCCATCGTGTGCCCCCGCCGCCGGACGCGCTTCACGCCGACCTCCCGGAGCCGGTCGCTCTCGGCCAGGAACGCGTAGCGCTTCATCTGCTGGATCGAGGGGTAGACGACCGCCTCGCCGCCCTCGGCCACCACGAACCGCCGCGCGACGAGCCCGAGCGGCGACGACACATACACGAGAAGCCGGCCAAAGTCGTACGCCCCGCGCTCCGTCGGCCGGAGGGAATACGCGAGCCGGGCCTCACCGCGCGCGGGCACCGGCACCACGACGCCGTCGCCGCGCTCCTGGAACTGGACCGGCACCTCGTCGATCACGCGCGCCGACACCCGGACCCCGTACCGACTGCGGACGAGGACCTCGACCTCGTTGGGGTCGCCGAGGGACAGCTTCTCGGGGACCTCGCGCCGCCCCGTGACCGCACCGCCCGTCCCCCACAGCAGCACGAGGTCGGCCACGACGAGGGCGGCGAGCGCGAACGCGGCGACCTCGACGACCGGAAGCAGCGGCGCCCACACGAACGCGGCGACGAACGCCGCTGCCAGCCCGAGGAGGGCCCAGAACGGCCG
This sequence is a window from Rubrivirga marina. Protein-coding genes within it:
- a CDS encoding DUF58 domain-containing protein, translating into MGNGNEERAEAHPAGVVAASAGQGGGDSVRLGERGAEAGAPGPPSRFPNPFRDLFLTARPFWALLGLAAAFVAAFVWAPLLPVVEVAAFALAALVVADLVLLWGTGGAVTGRREVPEKLSLGDPNEVEVLVRSRYGVRVSARVIDEVPVQFQERGDGVVVPVPARGEARLAYSLRPTERGAYDFGRLLVYVSSPLGLVARRFVVAEGGEAVVYPSIQQMKRYAFLAESDRLREVGVKRVRRRGHTMEFDQVRPYVPGDDRRSVNWKATARRSAHEPRLMVNTYQDEREQPVVVALDMGRAMRSPFEGMTLLDHAVNAALVLLNTALLTGDRAGLVAFDREARGVVPPDRRRGQLAALLDALYRLDPGYQDPSFEDLYAVLRGRLRQRSLVLLMTNFDTVAGLERQLPYLRRIARSHRLVVVLFENTGIRDLLTSTAERLEDVYVKATAESLALEKREIARTLERHGVGALLTTPERLTVDAVNRYLQIKAEGTF